Part of the Streptomyces europaeiscabiei genome is shown below.
TCGCCGCACTGCTCGTGGTCCTGACCGCGGCGGCCTCCGTACTCCTCAAGGAGAAGACCTCATGACCTCGACATCGGCGACATCGGCCTGGACTGGCCAGGAGCTCGACAGCATCGAACACGCGGAAGAACTGGAGATCGCCTCCCTGCGACGCGACGGCGAGCTGGGAAGTCGGCGAACCATCTGGGTGGTTCGCGTCGGCGACGGCATCTACGTCCGTTCCGTCAACGGCCCCGGCTCCGACTGGTACCGCGGCACCCGGGCACGCCAGGAAGGCCGTGTCCAGGCCTGCGGGGTCGGGAAGGACGTCACGATCGTCGACGCCGCCGACGACACCACCGTCAACGACGCCGTGGACGCCGCGTACCGGGCCAAGTACGGGCACTACGCCGCGTACATCATCAAGGCCATCACCAGCCCCGAGGCGAGCTCCACCACGATGCGGCTCGAACCGCGCTGACCCAACTCCTCTACAACCAGCGCGA
Proteins encoded:
- a CDS encoding DUF2255 family protein yields the protein MTSTSATSAWTGQELDSIEHAEELEIASLRRDGELGSRRTIWVVRVGDGIYVRSVNGPGSDWYRGTRARQEGRVQACGVGKDVTIVDAADDTTVNDAVDAAYRAKYGHYAAYIIKAITSPEASSTTMRLEPR